One window from the genome of Pseudanabaena yagii GIHE-NHR1 encodes:
- a CDS encoding pentapeptide repeat-containing protein: MATIATFAAIAAMYFEQNELVYISLGAIFAIVLPILLPPLLNTIANSPLGKHWDITVSSVIAGVAVLVFAHVTQFDIAFIRWFDSLKWEALGAVGQILIAILAVWVAWRQNQISEELTGQQNVITQQQTIDAYFQGISDLVLDPQGQLEDWPLERAIAQARTAALLGGCDADGRAKIVRFLSSANLLTPLKRDGLLGRPILDGTGGYVVDLANGVRVVNLGMMLAGRDIGNTDLRNADLSGANLIKTNFNNCDLTGANFGGAILVKANLRGTDLSRVKMFYGKLETATPRDRLHLPNFETGEYTGAVVEDADFSKAIDLSEETRQYLCAWCGKKSRKTIPGGCEDVPNRLGR; the protein is encoded by the coding sequence ATGGCTACGATTGCGACATTTGCGGCGATCGCAGCCATGTATTTCGAGCAGAATGAACTGGTATATATCAGTCTTGGCGCGATTTTTGCGATCGTTTTACCAATTCTCTTACCGCCATTACTGAATACGATCGCTAATTCACCCTTGGGAAAGCATTGGGACATCACTGTATCTAGTGTCATCGCAGGAGTTGCAGTACTAGTTTTTGCCCATGTCACCCAGTTTGATATCGCTTTTATTCGATGGTTTGATAGCCTCAAATGGGAAGCTTTAGGAGCCGTAGGACAAATTTTAATTGCGATTTTGGCAGTGTGGGTGGCATGGAGACAAAATCAAATCTCCGAAGAACTCACAGGGCAGCAAAATGTCATTACCCAACAGCAAACCATTGATGCTTATTTTCAAGGCATTTCCGATCTAGTTCTCGACCCACAAGGACAATTGGAGGACTGGCCCTTAGAAAGAGCGATCGCTCAAGCAAGGACAGCAGCTCTACTTGGTGGCTGTGATGCCGATGGACGTGCCAAAATTGTCCGTTTTCTATCCAGTGCCAATTTACTCACTCCACTCAAACGTGATGGATTGCTAGGTCGTCCGATTCTAGATGGAACTGGTGGCTATGTAGTTGATCTAGCTAATGGAGTGCGCGTAGTCAATTTAGGAATGATGTTGGCAGGTCGTGATATTGGTAATACCGATTTACGCAATGCTGATTTAAGTGGAGCGAATTTAATCAAGACAAATTTCAACAATTGCGACCTCACGGGTGCAAACTTTGGTGGAGCTATTTTGGTTAAGGCAAATCTGCGCGGTACAGATCTCAGCCGTGTCAAAATGTTTTACGGCAAGCTAGAGACTGCGACACCTCGCGATCGCCTCCATTTACCAAATTTTGAGACAGGAGAATATACAGGTGCAGTTGTAGAAGATGCTGATTTTAGCAAAGCGATCGATCTTTCCGAAGAAACTCGCCAATATCTATGCGCTTGGTGTGGCAAAAAATCTCGTAAAACTATCCCTGGAGGCTGCGAAGATGTACCAAATCGATTGGGACGTTAA
- a CDS encoding M90 family metallopeptidase yields MTSAKFFAIIFSAVVSAIAVAILIYPLWVQWQRDRIRTKPCPRQWLHIIESNLAIYRDLDLAQQKQLQGYIQVFLREKQFIGCLGLQVTEEMRVTIAAIACLLLFGDHKTYFPNLRSILIYPHAYIVNEMVMSDRYIVEERRVARLGESWTQDQLILSWEQIQQDLRNWQDGHNVILHEFAHQLDQEDGRAEGVPILPRTLDYALWAKVMSSDYLQLCDQVEHQQKTIIDSYGATNPAEFFAVATETFFEKPRQLYQKHSCLYELLQRYYRLDPRQWHQFKE; encoded by the coding sequence GTGACTTCTGCTAAGTTTTTTGCAATTATTTTCTCTGCGGTCGTCAGCGCGATCGCGGTGGCGATCCTCATTTATCCATTGTGGGTGCAATGGCAACGCGATCGCATCAGGACAAAGCCTTGCCCTAGACAGTGGTTACATATTATCGAAAGCAATTTAGCAATTTATCGCGATCTCGATCTTGCCCAGCAAAAACAACTGCAAGGCTACATTCAAGTATTTCTAAGGGAAAAGCAGTTCATCGGTTGTTTGGGCTTGCAAGTCACTGAAGAAATGAGGGTCACAATTGCGGCGATCGCTTGTTTGTTACTATTTGGCGATCACAAAACCTATTTCCCAAATCTACGTTCTATTCTGATTTATCCTCATGCCTATATTGTTAATGAGATGGTCATGAGCGATCGCTATATTGTCGAAGAAAGGCGAGTCGCAAGGTTGGGAGAGTCATGGACGCAGGATCAACTAATTCTGTCATGGGAACAGATCCAACAGGATTTACGCAATTGGCAAGATGGACATAACGTCATATTGCACGAATTTGCTCACCAACTTGATCAAGAAGATGGACGTGCGGAAGGTGTGCCGATTTTGCCAAGGACATTAGATTATGCATTATGGGCAAAGGTCATGTCCTCTGATTATCTGCAACTATGCGATCAAGTGGAACATCAGCAAAAGACTATAATTGATAGTTATGGGGCAACAAATCCTGCGGAATTTTTTGCCGTCGCCACGGAAACTTTTTTTGAGAAGCCAAGACAGCTATATCAAAAGCATTCTTGCCTTTACGAACTCTTACAAAGATACTATCGACTTGATCCTCGACAATGGCATCAATTCAAGGAATAA
- a CDS encoding DNA gyrase/topoisomerase IV subunit A has translation MAKQGQQQLDFWSESDGGKIIPTSLHTEMQRSYLEYAMSVIVGRALPDARDGLKPVHRRIIYAMHELGLLPDRPFRKCARVVGDVLGKYHPHGDQSVYDALVRLVQDFSSRYPLLAGHGNFGSVDNDPAAAMRYTECRLAAIGNEALLGEIEEEVVDFVDNFDGSEQEPAVLPAQLPMLLLNGATGIAVGMATNIPPHNLNEIVDGAIALIDNPNLPDDDLLKLIPAPDFPTGGIIMNADGVREAYLTGKGSVTIRGVASVEQLGGKGTGKRQKQAIIVTELPYQVNKSAWIEKIAELVNNNKIDGISDIRDESDRRGMRVVIELKKDIVPAVIIDQLYRQTALQSNFGVILLALKGSQPKQMTLRELLQEFLEFREETLSKRFRYELKKAQEKSHLLEGLVLVLQDLDRLIRILRFANNSALAKTDLQTEFALSETQAEAILSMPLRRITAIEQQKIREDLDALQQQIAKLEKLLSDRRELMKFLKKELRDHKKRHSDPRRTHLAWQLLENHHNATQNAVELEVTVETTEPSSKPKGKKGDRAIQQTIETEQVTEKAPEKKSRVTNTKQPQPVEVPLISLTTELNIPIAEPQDITVQLTHKGYIKSFENNSKAAQLVDLNDDVTIASYDTRSDREMVVLTNSGKAFPLNLANIPIVKGKGRGTPLITLLPDSSESLVSQFVWEKNPESTEGLVLLSSQGKIKRSPLAEFADMTARGLIAAKFKEDDSLFWADVVSLEQELAIATSAGRILRLKADETQIPTVGRAAAGNIALRLGSTETQIGVSVLDLANNPSSELILITAEGFAKRIAAANIRAAVRGAIGAQCFKFQSRTDKLVSMVAIAKPRLDLPVTFLIGQDNDLGLRTVQMPLGAIPLEVPNSQGRSIFAGESDLVRSERVIRVVT, from the coding sequence ATGGCAAAGCAAGGGCAGCAACAGCTAGATTTTTGGTCGGAGTCGGATGGGGGGAAGATCATTCCGACTTCATTACACACGGAAATGCAGCGATCTTACCTAGAGTACGCCATGAGTGTGATCGTCGGTCGTGCTTTACCTGATGCCCGTGATGGACTCAAGCCTGTGCATCGTCGCATTATCTATGCAATGCATGAGCTAGGACTCTTGCCCGATCGCCCTTTTCGGAAGTGCGCCCGTGTAGTTGGGGATGTATTAGGTAAATATCATCCCCATGGCGATCAATCGGTTTACGATGCCCTTGTGCGTTTAGTACAGGACTTTTCTAGCCGTTACCCCTTGCTAGCGGGACATGGCAACTTCGGCTCGGTGGACAATGACCCTGCGGCGGCGATGCGTTATACCGAATGTCGCTTAGCCGCGATCGGTAACGAGGCTCTGCTAGGGGAAATTGAGGAAGAAGTTGTTGATTTTGTCGATAACTTTGATGGCTCCGAGCAGGAACCTGCGGTATTACCTGCCCAGTTACCGATGCTATTGCTTAATGGTGCTACGGGAATCGCTGTGGGCATGGCAACGAATATCCCACCCCATAATTTGAATGAAATTGTCGATGGCGCGATCGCTCTGATCGACAATCCCAATTTGCCCGATGATGATTTACTCAAACTCATTCCTGCTCCTGACTTTCCCACAGGCGGAATCATTATGAATGCGGATGGTGTACGTGAGGCATATCTGACAGGCAAAGGTAGTGTGACCATTCGCGGTGTCGCATCTGTGGAGCAGCTAGGAGGTAAAGGTACAGGCAAGCGCCAAAAACAAGCGATTATCGTCACCGAGTTGCCCTATCAAGTGAATAAATCGGCATGGATCGAGAAAATTGCCGAATTGGTGAATAACAATAAAATTGATGGCATTTCTGATATTCGCGATGAAAGCGATCGCCGTGGAATGCGGGTTGTTATTGAACTTAAAAAGGATATTGTTCCCGCCGTAATCATCGATCAGCTTTATCGCCAAACGGCTCTGCAATCTAACTTTGGCGTGATTCTGCTGGCATTGAAAGGTTCTCAACCAAAGCAAATGACTTTGCGGGAATTATTGCAGGAATTTCTGGAATTTCGCGAAGAGACTTTATCGAAACGGTTTCGTTATGAACTCAAGAAGGCTCAGGAAAAGTCCCATTTACTCGAAGGATTAGTGCTAGTTCTGCAAGATCTCGATCGCCTAATTAGAATTCTCCGATTTGCCAATAATAGCGCCCTAGCTAAAACGGATCTGCAAACGGAATTTGCCCTTTCTGAAACCCAAGCAGAAGCTATTCTCTCGATGCCTTTGCGTCGTATCACTGCCATTGAGCAACAAAAGATCCGCGAAGATTTAGACGCATTGCAGCAGCAGATTGCTAAGTTAGAGAAATTGCTAAGCGATCGCCGCGAGTTAATGAAATTCCTCAAAAAAGAATTGCGCGATCATAAAAAACGCCATAGCGATCCCCGCAGAACCCATCTAGCATGGCAACTATTAGAAAATCATCACAATGCAACTCAAAATGCAGTTGAGCTTGAGGTGACTGTTGAAACAACCGAACCTTCTTCTAAGCCCAAAGGCAAAAAAGGCGATCGCGCTATTCAGCAAACCATAGAAACTGAGCAAGTTACTGAAAAAGCTCCTGAGAAAAAATCTCGCGTCACTAATACCAAACAACCTCAACCCGTTGAAGTTCCGCTCATCTCCTTAACTACGGAACTAAATATTCCCATTGCTGAGCCGCAAGATATCACTGTCCAACTCACCCACAAGGGCTATATCAAGAGCTTTGAGAATAATAGCAAAGCTGCTCAATTGGTGGATTTGAATGATGATGTAACGATCGCATCCTACGACACCCGTAGCGATCGCGAAATGGTGGTATTAACCAATTCGGGCAAAGCCTTCCCCCTAAACCTAGCCAACATTCCCATTGTCAAAGGCAAAGGAAGGGGCACACCACTAATTACACTCTTGCCTGATAGTAGTGAGAGCCTTGTTTCGCAATTTGTCTGGGAAAAGAATCCTGAATCAACGGAAGGTTTAGTTCTCCTATCTAGCCAAGGCAAAATCAAGCGATCGCCTCTTGCGGAGTTTGCTGATATGACCGCTCGCGGATTAATTGCCGCTAAATTCAAAGAAGATGATTCTCTATTCTGGGCTGATGTGGTGAGTTTAGAACAGGAACTGGCGATCGCTACTTCCGCAGGTCGTATCCTCCGACTCAAAGCCGATGAAACCCAAATCCCCACGGTCGGACGCGCCGCCGCAGGGAACATTGCTTTACGCTTAGGTAGTACGGAAACCCAAATTGGGGTATCTGTATTAGACCTAGCCAATAACCCCAGTTCAGAACTTATCCTCATCACTGCCGAAGGTTTCGCTAAACGTATTGCAGCAGCAAATATCAGGGCTGCCGTGCGTGGTGCGATCGGTGCTCAATGTTTTAAATTCCAATCGCGCACCGATAAATTAGTCAGTATGGTAGCGATCGCGAAGCCTCGATTAGATTTACCTGTAACATTCTTGATTGGTCAAGATAATGACCTTGGTTTACGCACCGTGCAAATGCCTTTAGGTGCAATTCCTCTAGAAGTGCCCAATAGTCAAGGACGCTCAATATTTGCGGGTGAAAGTGACCTAGTGCGATCGGAAAGAGTAATCCGCGTAGTAACCTAA
- a CDS encoding single-stranded DNA-binding protein, translating to MTLNKVHLVGRAGRDPEVKYFESGKVVCNFTLAVNRNTSNRDEPPDWFDLEVWDKTAEIAANYVKKGSLIGVSGALKFDRWTDRNTGDERQKPVIRVDRLELLGSRKDNEAASGGGSGYDDDF from the coding sequence ATGACCCTAAACAAAGTTCATCTAGTGGGACGTGCAGGACGCGATCCTGAAGTCAAATATTTTGAATCTGGTAAAGTGGTTTGCAACTTTACACTAGCTGTCAATCGCAACACCAGTAACCGTGATGAACCACCTGATTGGTTTGACTTAGAGGTATGGGACAAAACCGCTGAAATTGCAGCTAACTATGTCAAAAAAGGTAGCTTAATTGGCGTATCAGGAGCATTGAAGTTCGATCGCTGGACAGATCGCAACACAGGGGACGAACGCCAAAAGCCCGTTATTCGCGTCGATCGCCTTGAGCTACTGGGTTCCCGCAAAGATAATGAAGCGGCAAGTGGTGGTGGCAGTGGCTACGATGATGACTTTTAA
- a CDS encoding DUF760 domain-containing protein: MFNIGELNSSNNLLLDYLKNQSPETLATVAQSVSPEAQQIISQNIQNLLGILPPSNFNVSITTDRENLAGLIGSAMMTGYFIRQMETRMQLDQSLASIE; this comes from the coding sequence ATGTTTAACATTGGTGAACTCAACTCCAGCAACAACCTTTTGCTTGATTACCTCAAAAATCAATCGCCCGAAACATTAGCCACAGTTGCCCAGTCTGTCAGTCCTGAAGCTCAACAAATTATTAGCCAAAACATTCAAAATTTGCTAGGTATCCTGCCACCATCAAATTTCAATGTCAGCATTACTACCGATCGCGAAAACCTAGCAGGCTTAATTGGTTCAGCGATGATGACAGGTTACTTCATCCGCCAAATGGAAACAAGAATGCAGCTAGATCAATCACTAGCATCTATCGAATAA
- the crtR gene encoding beta-carotene hydroxylase yields MQQQGNALTVPIGLMGAAQGFNPTVLLLLGSIVLATASTTGYWVWGWDHWLVFVCNFSSLYVLGTVIHDACHGVAHPNRIVNAAIGHISAILQGFVFPVFTRVHMQHHAHVNDEEDDPDHFVSTGGPLWLIAARFFYHEIFFFQRRLWRNYELLEWAISRAIVVAMIIFGYYHGFLGYMMNFWFVPAAVMGLLLGLFFDYLPHRPFVERSRWKNARVYPGRFLNILLLGQNYHLVHHLWPNVPWYYYESAYYQMKPLLDANGSPQTLGLFKMPDLAGFIYDIFLGIRFHHKHK; encoded by the coding sequence ATGCAGCAGCAGGGCAACGCCCTAACTGTTCCAATCGGTCTGATGGGTGCAGCGCAGGGATTTAATCCAACAGTACTACTGCTACTCGGTTCGATTGTTTTAGCAACCGCATCGACTACAGGGTATTGGGTATGGGGCTGGGATCACTGGCTCGTATTTGTTTGTAATTTTTCGTCGCTCTATGTACTGGGAACCGTAATCCATGATGCTTGTCATGGTGTGGCTCATCCCAATCGGATTGTTAATGCAGCGATCGGACATATTTCGGCAATCTTACAAGGCTTTGTGTTTCCTGTATTTACCCGAGTTCACATGCAACACCATGCCCATGTGAATGATGAAGAGGATGATCCTGACCATTTCGTATCTACAGGTGGTCCCCTATGGTTGATTGCTGCCCGCTTTTTCTATCATGAAATTTTCTTTTTCCAACGTCGTCTCTGGCGTAATTACGAATTGTTGGAATGGGCAATCAGTCGCGCAATCGTTGTGGCAATGATCATCTTTGGCTATTACCACGGATTCTTGGGCTATATGATGAACTTCTGGTTTGTACCCGCCGCAGTGATGGGACTCTTGTTAGGCTTATTTTTTGATTATCTGCCCCATCGTCCTTTCGTTGAGCGATCGCGCTGGAAGAATGCCAGAGTTTACCCTGGTAGATTTCTAAATATCCTCTTGCTGGGTCAAAACTATCACCTCGTACATCACCTCTGGCCAAATGTACCTTGGTATTACTACGAGAGTGCCTATTACCAAATGAAGCCACTACTCGATGCCAATGGTTCTCCGCAAACTCTCGGACTGTTCAAGATGCCTGATTTAGCTGGTTTTATCTACGACATCTTCCTAGGCATCCGTTTTCACCACAAGCATAAATAA
- a CDS encoding class I SAM-dependent methyltransferase: MQLASTQRTKLDNSDDALFYEYPRFVTHVDDRFIDHLTDLYRQRLQPNTRILDLMSSWVSHLPTEIEFAHVEGHGLNAEELARNPRLNHYFVQDLNKQQLLPFADQSFDAVLNTVSVQYLQYPEAVFAEIYRILKVGGIAIISFSNRMFYQKAIQAWRDGSESDRTKLVYKYFASVPKGFAKPELVANVPPSSPFLAMLGMASSDPFYAVVATRCS; the protein is encoded by the coding sequence ATGCAACTTGCTTCTACCCAACGTACTAAGCTTGACAACTCCGATGACGCATTGTTTTATGAATATCCACGTTTTGTCACCCATGTAGATGATCGCTTTATCGATCATCTTACCGATCTATATCGTCAGAGGTTACAGCCAAATACGCGCATTCTTGACCTGATGAGTAGCTGGGTATCGCATTTGCCGACAGAAATAGAATTTGCCCATGTAGAAGGTCATGGCTTAAATGCGGAGGAGTTAGCCCGTAACCCGCGTTTAAATCACTACTTTGTCCAAGATTTGAACAAGCAACAACTATTGCCCTTTGCGGATCAGTCCTTTGATGCCGTATTAAACACTGTCTCGGTGCAATATTTGCAATATCCTGAAGCCGTATTTGCTGAGATTTATCGCATTCTGAAAGTCGGTGGAATTGCGATTATTAGTTTCTCGAATCGGATGTTTTATCAAAAAGCAATTCAGGCATGGCGTGATGGCTCTGAAAGCGATCGCACCAAGCTGGTCTACAAATACTTTGCCTCAGTTCCCAAGGGTTTTGCCAAGCCTGAATTAGTAGCAAACGTACCGCCTAGTTCACCGTTTTTAGCAATGCTAGGGATGGCAAGCAGCGATCCGTTTTATGCTGTAGTAGCAACTCGTTGTAGTTGA
- the thiO gene encoding glycine oxidase ThiO produces MTDVLIIGGGIIGLATAIALSQKGASVTVVERDICGQGATWAAAGMLAPEAERLEGALLEFGIRSRDMYPQWIANLMRLSGLDCGYWCCGMIAPSLEESDHQIIAKHPQYISREESHKRQSGLGEAVLGSLWLPEDGQVNNRKLTQALLTAARSLSIKILEGVTVYQIVRDQQRVTHLDTSVGNLQSDRYVLATGAWTRSLLPLPVKPIKGQMLSVFDRDRQLQRVIYAPSCYIVPRQDGKIVIGATVEDNGFEQGITAAGIAQLLNRAIAVYPAIANMPITETWWGFRPHVPNEIPILGASNYENLVLATGHYRNGILFAPITAKLITDFIIDGITDPIFQ; encoded by the coding sequence ATGACTGACGTTTTAATAATTGGTGGTGGCATTATTGGCTTGGCAACAGCGATCGCCCTTTCACAAAAGGGAGCCAGTGTCACTGTTGTTGAGCGCGATATTTGTGGGCAGGGCGCAACATGGGCGGCGGCGGGAATGCTCGCTCCTGAAGCCGAGCGCCTTGAAGGAGCACTCTTAGAATTTGGGATTCGTAGCCGCGATATGTATCCGCAATGGATTGCTAATCTGATGCGCTTATCAGGGCTAGATTGTGGCTATTGGTGCTGTGGCATGATTGCCCCCAGCCTTGAAGAAAGCGATCACCAAATAATTGCTAAACACCCTCAATACATCAGCCGAGAGGAATCCCATAAACGTCAATCAGGATTAGGTGAAGCGGTTTTAGGTTCTCTCTGGCTACCAGAGGATGGGCAGGTGAATAATCGCAAACTCACACAGGCTCTATTAACTGCGGCGCGATCGCTATCGATCAAAATCCTCGAAGGTGTCACCGTATATCAAATTGTCCGCGATCAGCAAAGAGTTACCCATCTTGATACCAGTGTTGGTAACTTGCAAAGCGATCGCTATGTTTTGGCAACGGGTGCATGGACGCGATCGCTTTTGCCTTTACCAGTTAAGCCCATCAAGGGACAGATGCTATCGGTATTTGATCGCGATCGGCAATTGCAGCGCGTTATCTATGCACCCAGTTGCTATATCGTGCCGCGACAAGATGGCAAGATCGTGATCGGTGCAACGGTCGAAGATAATGGCTTTGAGCAGGGTATTACTGCCGCAGGTATTGCACAGTTATTAAATAGAGCGATCGCTGTCTATCCTGCGATCGCCAATATGCCCATCACTGAAACATGGTGGGGATTCCGTCCCCATGTCCCCAATGAGATTCCTATTTTAGGAGCTAGTAATTATGAAAACTTAGTTTTGGCAACAGGACATTATCGCAATGGCATTCTCTTTGCACCGATTACAGCAAAGCTAATTACCGACTTCATTATCGATGGCATCACCGATCCTATTTTTCAATAA
- a CDS encoding ribbon-helix-helix domain-containing protein has translation MQIALKPEQEKFIRDKLKDGKYQSIDNLLTFAFQLVEEYESKQQKLSELRAKIAEGKDQIKQGNVIDGELVFQQLQENLDCIIQD, from the coding sequence ATGCAAATCGCCTTAAAGCCAGAACAGGAAAAATTTATTCGCGACAAGCTCAAAGATGGTAAATACCAAAGTATTGATAATCTACTAACATTTGCATTTCAGCTTGTAGAGGAGTACGAATCCAAACAACAAAAACTGAGTGAACTACGCGCAAAAATTGCAGAAGGTAAAGACCAAATTAAACAAGGCAATGTTATTGATGGAGAGCTAGTATTTCAGCAGTTGCAAGAAAATCTAGACTGCATCATTCAAGACTAA
- a CDS encoding type II toxin-antitoxin system RelE/ParE family toxin: MSNYSFSKLAVRDLDEICRFIAQNNLKAASRLFDEIRKKCKLIADFPHMGKSYAWIDDDLRGFIISEYIIFYYPRTDGIDIVRVIYGKRDFKALFEEDILDE; the protein is encoded by the coding sequence ATGTCTAATTACTCTTTTTCAAAATTAGCAGTTCGAGATTTGGATGAGATCTGTAGATTTATCGCGCAGAACAACCTCAAAGCAGCTAGCAGATTATTTGATGAAATTCGGAAAAAATGTAAGTTGATTGCTGATTTCCCTCATATGGGAAAAAGTTACGCTTGGATTGATGATGATTTGAGAGGCTTCATCATTAGTGAATACATCATATTTTACTATCCACGCACAGACGGGATCGATATTGTACGGGTGATTTACGGGAAACGCGATTTTAAAGCCTTGTTTGAAGAAGATATTTTAGATGAATAA
- a CDS encoding cytochrome P450, with protein MMIGNPQNKEHEQLLPPGEMGLPILGQTLQFLFDRSFPDKQYAKYGAISKTNLLGKPTIFMMGSEAAEFVLSSHMECFSWKEGWPDNFKILLGESLFLQDGEEHRRNRRLMMPAFHGQALHGYVSTMEEITQRYLAKWLEKGEFTWFNEFKKLTFEIASELLIGSKAGDEAEVEKLSKLFATLTNGLFAIAPFKLPFTTLGKALKARDRLLQHLTKVVKERQQYPTHDVLSMLTQAQDEDGSRFSLEELKAQAMLMLFAGHETTTSMLTWFCLELGLHPEVLERARQEQFALAKTGKLNLEQLGQMTYLDQILQELERLHPPVGGGFRGVVKPFEFNGYHVPKGWLVLYSIIVTHKQSDIYPNPKQFDPDRFSPDRQEHKQKPFSLIGFGGGARICIGIAFAKLEMKIIAAHLLRGYEWDILPDQDLEPFPIPTLRPKDGLKVKFRRL; from the coding sequence ATGATGATTGGAAATCCACAAAATAAAGAACATGAGCAACTCTTACCACCAGGGGAAATGGGATTGCCAATCCTCGGTCAGACTTTACAGTTTCTGTTCGATCGCAGTTTTCCTGATAAACAATATGCTAAGTACGGTGCAATTTCTAAAACAAACCTACTAGGTAAACCAACTATATTTATGATGGGTTCCGAAGCTGCGGAATTTGTATTGTCTAGCCATATGGAATGCTTCTCTTGGAAAGAAGGCTGGCCAGACAATTTCAAAATATTGTTAGGAGAATCCCTGTTTTTACAAGATGGTGAAGAACATCGTCGGAACCGTCGTCTCATGATGCCAGCATTTCATGGTCAAGCATTGCATGGCTATGTGTCCACGATGGAAGAAATCACACAGCGATATCTAGCAAAATGGCTCGAAAAAGGAGAATTTACTTGGTTTAATGAGTTCAAGAAGCTAACCTTTGAGATTGCCAGTGAGCTTTTAATTGGTTCTAAGGCTGGCGATGAGGCTGAAGTTGAGAAACTTAGCAAGTTATTTGCAACCCTAACCAATGGCTTATTTGCGATCGCACCATTCAAGTTGCCATTTACGACATTGGGTAAAGCTCTCAAGGCACGCGATCGCCTATTACAACATCTCACTAAAGTTGTAAAGGAACGACAGCAATATCCTACCCATGATGTTTTGAGTATGTTGACTCAAGCACAAGATGAAGATGGCAGCCGCTTTAGTTTAGAGGAACTCAAAGCACAGGCAATGCTGATGCTCTTTGCAGGACATGAGACTACAACTTCGATGCTGACTTGGTTTTGTCTAGAGCTAGGTCTCCATCCTGAAGTTCTAGAACGTGCTCGCCAAGAACAATTCGCTCTTGCTAAGACAGGGAAATTAAATCTAGAGCAACTAGGGCAAATGACATACCTAGATCAAATTTTGCAAGAACTAGAGCGGTTGCATCCTCCCGTTGGTGGTGGTTTTCGTGGTGTTGTTAAACCCTTTGAATTTAATGGCTACCATGTTCCTAAAGGGTGGCTAGTTCTCTATTCGATTATCGTTACTCATAAACAGTCGGATATCTATCCGAATCCTAAGCAGTTTGACCCTGATCGCTTTAGTCCCGATCGCCAAGAGCATAAGCAGAAACCCTTTAGTCTTATTGGCTTTGGTGGAGGTGCACGCATTTGTATCGGTATCGCCTTTGCCAAATTAGAGATGAAAATTATCGCAGCACATCTACTTCGTGGTTATGAATGGGATATTTTGCCTGATCAAGACCTAGAGCCTTTTCCAATTCCCACTCTCCGTCCTAAAGATGGACTTAAGGTGAAGTTCAGACGTTTATAA